A section of the Bradyrhizobium oligotrophicum S58 genome encodes:
- a CDS encoding LysR family transcriptional regulator: MELHQLRCFVAAAEELHFGKAAQRLQMLPSALGRQIKLLEEDLATPLFARTTRAVSLTEHGTTLLRDARAILARVEAVETGFRRRARGTRAQRLRVGAIDSAAAGLLPQLLHDFRGAHPDIAVHLLEEKTIRLLPKILSGALDLAFVRPPERTDPRLEFRALLSESAVVALPQRHKLASRASVSLADIADQPLIVPDRRSRPHSHDLTMKLFAQAGLSPEVAQFADEKQTIVHLVAARLGIAIVPRWTSRLAVSGVRFVPLRLARGSTAGRLPLAASWLRGSRDPAREAMLGVLDARLAKYARGA, encoded by the coding sequence ATGGAATTGCACCAGCTCCGCTGCTTCGTGGCCGCCGCCGAGGAGCTGCATTTCGGCAAGGCGGCGCAGCGGCTGCAGATGCTGCCTTCGGCGCTCGGGCGCCAGATCAAGCTGTTGGAAGAAGATTTGGCGACGCCGCTGTTCGCCCGCACCACGCGCGCGGTATCGCTGACCGAGCACGGCACGACCCTGCTGCGCGATGCCCGGGCCATCCTGGCGCGGGTCGAGGCGGTCGAAACCGGCTTCCGACGCCGTGCCCGGGGCACAAGGGCACAACGGCTGCGCGTCGGCGCCATCGACAGTGCCGCCGCAGGATTGCTGCCGCAACTGCTGCACGATTTTCGCGGGGCCCATCCCGACATCGCGGTGCATCTGCTTGAGGAGAAGACGATCCGGCTGCTGCCGAAGATCCTGTCCGGCGCGCTCGACCTCGCCTTCGTCAGGCCGCCCGAACGCACCGACCCACGGCTGGAGTTTCGCGCTTTGCTCAGCGAGAGCGCCGTGGTGGCGCTGCCGCAGCGACACAAGCTCGCCTCGCGCGCGTCCGTCTCGCTCGCCGACATCGCCGACCAGCCGCTGATCGTGCCGGACCGCCGGTCGCGGCCGCACAGCCACGACCTCACGATGAAGCTGTTCGCGCAGGCCGGGCTGTCGCCCGAGGTGGCGCAGTTTGCCGACGAGAAGCAGACCATCGTCCATCTCGTCGCGGCGCGGCTCGGCATTGCCATCGTGCCGCGCTGGACATCGCGCCTCGCGGTCTCCGGCGTCCGCTTCGTGCCGCTGCGCCTGGCGCGCGGCAGCACCGCCGGTCGCCTGCCGCTGGCGGCATCCTGGCTGCGCGGCTCGCGCGATCCGGCGCGCGAGGCCATGCTCGGCGTCCTCGACGCGAGGCTTGCGAAATACGCGCGCGGCGCTTGA
- a CDS encoding MFS transporter, producing MAGELETRVLRKITWRIVPFIMLLYFVAFIDRVNVGFAALTMNKDIGLSASAYGFGAGIFFWGYFLFEVPSNLALDRFGARIWIARVMITWGLVSGAMAFVQGPTSFYVLRFLLGAAEAGFFPGIILYLSYWFPARQRAAVTALFMAAAPLSTVLGSPVSGALLEMDGLLGFKGWQWLFLIEALPAVLLGFVVLSYMTDRPEQARWLADEERDWLVRTMKEELAGKAATASHSVWKGLADIRVLALALVYFGTSAGLYTLGVWAPQIIKQFGLSSLAVGFLNAVPPTIAVVVMIMWARHSDRTAERTWHVVLACVVAAVGLWLAGLSTSVAAVLAALTLVNVGISSSKPPLWSMPTTFLSGSAAAAGIATINSIGNLGGFVGPAMIGWIKDQTGSFNGGLYFVAGLLVISAVLTLLLSRSQTAKAKQPATQS from the coding sequence ATGGCCGGAGAGCTGGAGACCCGCGTGCTGCGCAAGATCACGTGGCGCATCGTCCCCTTCATCATGCTGCTCTACTTCGTGGCCTTCATCGACCGCGTCAATGTCGGTTTTGCCGCGCTCACCATGAACAAGGACATCGGCCTGTCCGCCTCGGCCTACGGCTTCGGCGCCGGCATCTTCTTCTGGGGCTATTTCCTGTTCGAGGTGCCGTCCAACCTAGCCCTCGACAGATTCGGCGCCCGGATCTGGATCGCCCGGGTGATGATCACCTGGGGCCTGGTATCGGGGGCGATGGCGTTCGTACAGGGCCCGACGAGCTTCTACGTGCTGCGCTTTCTGCTCGGCGCGGCGGAGGCCGGCTTCTTTCCCGGCATCATCCTCTATCTGTCCTATTGGTTCCCGGCGCGGCAGCGCGCCGCCGTCACCGCGCTATTCATGGCCGCCGCGCCGCTGTCGACCGTGCTCGGTTCTCCCGTATCCGGCGCGCTGCTGGAGATGGACGGCCTGCTCGGCTTCAAGGGCTGGCAATGGCTGTTCCTGATCGAGGCGCTGCCGGCGGTGCTGCTCGGCTTCGTCGTGCTCAGCTACATGACGGACCGCCCCGAGCAGGCGCGGTGGCTTGCGGATGAGGAGCGCGACTGGTTGGTGCGCACGATGAAGGAAGAGCTCGCGGGCAAGGCCGCCACCGCAAGCCACAGCGTCTGGAAGGGCCTTGCCGACATCCGCGTCCTTGCGCTGGCGCTGGTCTATTTCGGCACCTCGGCCGGCCTCTATACGCTCGGCGTCTGGGCGCCGCAGATCATCAAGCAGTTCGGCCTGTCGTCGCTCGCCGTGGGCTTCCTCAACGCGGTGCCGCCCACGATTGCCGTCGTCGTCATGATCATGTGGGCGCGGCATTCGGACCGCACGGCCGAGCGCACCTGGCACGTCGTGCTGGCCTGCGTGGTCGCAGCGGTCGGCCTCTGGCTCGCGGGGCTGTCGACCAGCGTCGCCGCCGTGCTCGCGGCGCTCACCTTGGTCAATGTCGGCATCTCCTCGTCGAAGCCGCCGCTGTGGAGCATGCCGACCACGTTCCTGTCCGGCTCGGCTGCCGCAGCGGGCATTGCGACCATCAACTCGATCGGCAATCTCGGCGGCTTCGTCGGTCCCGCCATGATCGGCTGGATCAAGGACCAGACCGGCAGCTTCAACGGCGGTCTCTATTTCGTCGCCGGCCTGCTTGTAATCTCGGCGGTGCTGACCCTGTTGCTCTCTCGATCACAAACTGCCAAGGCCAAACAGCCGGCCACGCAATCCTGA
- a CDS encoding tartrate dehydrogenase: MRTHSIAAIPADGIGPEVISAGVRVLEALAKRSGDISFNVKTFDWGSDYYKKHGVMMPADGLAELKTFDAIYFGAVGAPDVPDHITLWGLRLPICQGFDQYANVRPTKILPGVASPLRNVGVGDLDWVIVRENSEGEYAGMGGRAHRGLPEEVGTEVAVFTRVGVTRIMRYAFKLAQSRPRKFLTVVTKSNAQRHGMVMWDEIAAEVAREFPDVTWDKMLVDAMTVRMTLQPKSLDTIVATNLHADILSDLAGALAGSLGVAPTGNIDPERRFPSMFEPIHGSAFDITGKGIANPVATFWTGAQMLEHLGEKDAAVRLMAAVEKVCAAGILTPDVGGKATTKEVTDAVIDAIHGSNV, from the coding sequence ATGCGTACCCATTCCATCGCCGCCATTCCCGCCGACGGCATCGGCCCCGAGGTCATCTCCGCTGGCGTCCGTGTGCTCGAGGCGCTGGCCAAGCGCTCGGGCGACATCAGCTTCAACGTCAAGACCTTCGACTGGGGCTCGGACTACTACAAGAAGCACGGCGTGATGATGCCGGCCGACGGCCTCGCCGAGCTGAAGACATTCGACGCCATCTATTTCGGCGCGGTTGGCGCACCCGACGTGCCTGATCACATCACGCTGTGGGGCCTGCGCCTGCCGATCTGCCAGGGGTTTGATCAGTACGCCAATGTGCGCCCGACCAAGATCCTGCCCGGCGTGGCCTCGCCGTTGCGCAATGTCGGCGTCGGCGATCTCGACTGGGTGATCGTGCGCGAGAACTCCGAAGGCGAATATGCCGGCATGGGTGGCCGCGCGCATCGGGGCCTGCCGGAAGAGGTCGGAACGGAGGTTGCGGTCTTCACCCGCGTCGGCGTCACCCGCATCATGCGCTACGCGTTCAAGCTCGCGCAATCGCGGCCGCGCAAGTTCCTCACCGTCGTCACCAAGTCGAACGCGCAGCGCCATGGCATGGTGATGTGGGACGAGATCGCCGCGGAAGTCGCGCGCGAATTCCCCGATGTGACCTGGGACAAGATGCTGGTTGATGCGATGACGGTGCGCATGACGTTGCAGCCGAAGAGCCTCGACACCATCGTCGCGACCAACCTGCACGCCGACATCCTGTCCGATCTCGCCGGTGCGCTCGCCGGCAGCCTCGGTGTCGCGCCGACCGGCAACATCGATCCGGAGCGGCGCTTTCCCTCGATGTTCGAGCCGATCCACGGCTCGGCGTTCGACATCACCGGCAAGGGCATCGCCAATCCGGTGGCGACGTTCTGGACCGGCGCGCAGATGCTGGAGCATCTCGGCGAAAAGGACGCTGCCGTCAGGCTCATGGCGGCGGTCGAGAAGGTCTGCGCGGCCGGCATCCTAACCCCCGATGTGGGCGGCAAGGCGACGACCAAGGAGGTGACCGACGCGGTCATCGACGCGATCCACGGCTCCAACGTTTGA
- the pyk gene encoding pyruvate kinase: MRRHRRAKIVATVGPASNSPEMLKALFLAGVDTFRLNFSHGTQADHAKVHAAIRALEKEVQRPIGILMDLQGPKIRVGTLREKKIQVDAGDTIRFVLNGTEGDKSAIPLPHPEIFAAVAPGHDLLIDDGRVRVRVTGLGDDWMEAKVIVAGAISNHKGVNLPGTILELSPLTAKDRSDLAFGLNLGVDWVALSFVQKPSDVLEARGLINGRAGIMSKIEKPAALERIDDIIQLSDAIMVARGDLGVEIPNEDVPGKQKELVRACRLAVKPVIVATQMLDSMVATPTPTRAEVSDVATAIYDGADAVMLSAESASGQFPREAVAMMDSIIKSTESHKMYRSIVEATQPGEEQTAPHAVATAAADLASAIHARAIVAYTSSGTSASRVARKRPSLPILAITPNEDTSRRMCLLWGAHSVLTQDIKSYEEMVERATFFAVQEEFAQSGDLLVVVAGIPFAQAGTTNNLRVVTVPR, encoded by the coding sequence ATGCGTCGTCACCGTCGAGCCAAGATCGTCGCGACTGTCGGTCCCGCGAGCAATTCTCCCGAGATGCTGAAGGCGCTGTTCCTCGCCGGTGTCGACACCTTTCGTCTCAATTTCAGCCATGGCACGCAGGCCGATCACGCCAAGGTGCACGCCGCGATCCGCGCGCTCGAGAAGGAAGTGCAGCGGCCGATCGGCATCCTGATGGATCTGCAGGGGCCCAAGATTCGCGTCGGCACCTTGCGTGAGAAGAAGATCCAGGTCGATGCCGGCGATACCATCCGTTTCGTGCTGAATGGGACAGAGGGCGACAAGTCGGCGATCCCGTTGCCGCATCCCGAGATCTTTGCGGCGGTCGCGCCCGGTCACGATCTTCTGATCGATGACGGCCGCGTCCGTGTCCGCGTCACCGGCCTAGGCGACGACTGGATGGAGGCCAAGGTCATCGTCGCCGGCGCGATCTCCAATCACAAGGGCGTCAATCTGCCCGGCACGATTCTGGAGCTGTCGCCGCTGACGGCCAAGGACCGCTCTGATCTTGCCTTTGGGCTCAACCTCGGCGTCGACTGGGTGGCGCTGTCCTTCGTGCAGAAGCCGTCCGACGTGCTGGAGGCGAGGGGACTGATCAACGGCCGTGCCGGCATCATGTCCAAGATTGAGAAGCCGGCGGCGCTGGAGCGGATCGACGACATCATCCAGCTGTCGGACGCGATCATGGTCGCCCGCGGCGATCTCGGCGTCGAGATTCCGAATGAGGACGTGCCGGGCAAGCAGAAGGAGCTGGTGCGCGCCTGCCGGCTCGCGGTGAAGCCGGTGATCGTCGCGACGCAGATGCTGGATTCGATGGTGGCGACGCCGACGCCGACGCGCGCCGAGGTCTCTGACGTGGCGACTGCGATCTATGATGGCGCTGACGCGGTGATGCTGTCTGCGGAATCGGCCAGCGGCCAATTTCCGCGCGAGGCGGTGGCGATGATGGACAGCATCATCAAGAGCACCGAGAGCCACAAGATGTATCGCTCGATCGTCGAGGCGACGCAGCCGGGCGAGGAGCAGACGGCGCCGCATGCGGTGGCGACCGCCGCGGCCGATCTCGCCTCGGCGATCCACGCCAGGGCGATCGTGGCCTATACGTCGAGCGGCACCTCGGCCTCGCGCGTTGCGCGCAAGCGGCCGAGCCTGCCGATCCTGGCGATCACGCCAAACGAGGACACCTCGCGGCGGATGTGCCTGCTGTGGGGCGCGCACAGCGTTCTGACCCAGGACATCAAGAGCTACGAGGAGATGGTCGAGCGTGCGACGTTCTTCGCAGTCCAGGAGGAGTTTGCGCAGAGTGGCGACCTGCTCGTCGTCGTCGCCGGCATCCCGTTCGCGCAGGCCGGCACCACCAACAATCTGCGCGTCGTGACCGTGCCCAGGTAG
- a CDS encoding UDP-2,3-diacylglucosamine diphosphatase — protein MGLETAGEESPARRFRTLFISDVHLGARGSQANLLVDFLRHHDADTIYLVGDIIDGWALKSSWHWPQSHNDLVQKMLRKARKGAKIVYVPGNHDEFLRGYYGTHFGGIDVVENIVHTGADGKRYLVIHGDIFDLVVQNARWLAHLGDKAYDFAIQMNRLVNFFRRMFGVPYWSLSQWAKQKVKNAVNYIGAFETALASEARRHGADGVICGHIHCAVIRDQDGIRYMNCGDWVESCTALVEHEDGRFEILTWTDPQREPAPVPQLAARAA, from the coding sequence ATGGGACTTGAGACTGCTGGTGAAGAAAGCCCGGCTCGGCGCTTTCGGACGTTGTTCATCTCCGACGTTCATCTCGGAGCCCGCGGCTCGCAGGCCAATCTCCTCGTCGATTTCCTGCGCCACCATGATGCCGATACGATCTATCTGGTCGGCGACATCATCGACGGCTGGGCGCTCAAATCGAGCTGGCACTGGCCGCAGTCGCATAACGACCTGGTGCAGAAGATGCTGCGCAAGGCGCGCAAGGGCGCCAAGATCGTCTATGTCCCCGGCAATCACGACGAGTTCCTGCGCGGCTATTACGGCACGCATTTCGGCGGCATCGACGTCGTCGAGAACATCGTGCACACCGGCGCCGACGGCAAACGCTATCTGGTCATCCACGGCGACATCTTCGACCTGGTCGTGCAGAACGCGCGCTGGCTCGCCCATCTCGGCGACAAGGCCTATGATTTCGCGATCCAGATGAACCGTCTGGTCAACTTCTTCCGCCGCATGTTCGGCGTACCCTATTGGTCGCTGTCGCAATGGGCCAAACAGAAGGTCAAGAATGCCGTGAACTACATCGGTGCGTTCGAGACCGCGCTGGCCTCCGAGGCGCGCCGGCATGGCGCTGACGGTGTGATCTGCGGCCACATCCATTGCGCCGTCATCCGCGACCAGGACGGCATCCGCTACATGAATTGCGGCGACTGGGTCGAGAGCTGCACGGCCCTGGTCGAGCACGAGGACGGCCGTTTCGAGATCCTCACCTGGACCGATCCGCAGCGCGAGCCCGCGCCGGTTCCGCAGCTGGCGGCCCGCGCCGCCTGA
- a CDS encoding threonine ammonia-lyase, protein MTAHAPILPVTVADIDAAARVLAPVAVRTPLLPAPVLSERLGANVFVKPEVLQRTGSFKFRGAYNKLASIPESARAAGVVAFSSGNHAQGVAHAAQLFGMHATIVMPSDAPVAKRERTKAFGADVVLYDRDREDREAIARDIAGKRGSTVVPPYDDPYVIAGQGTVGREIAEDLSTLGLSPDLVIVPASGGGLLAGVSTAVKARFPGTQMVVAEPKGFDDHARSLRAGHREAHDAKGRTICDALMAAIPGEITFAINSQLLSAAIEASDEEVGRAVGFAFRELKLVVEPGGSVGLAALLAGRLDVAGKTVVIVLSGGNVDADLYAQLIA, encoded by the coding sequence ATGACAGCTCATGCTCCGATCCTGCCCGTCACCGTCGCCGACATCGATGCGGCGGCCCGTGTTCTCGCGCCCGTCGCGGTGCGGACACCGCTGCTGCCGGCTCCCGTGCTCAGCGAGCGCCTTGGCGCCAACGTATTCGTGAAGCCTGAAGTGCTGCAGCGGACCGGCTCATTCAAGTTCCGCGGCGCCTACAACAAGCTGGCGTCGATCCCGGAGAGCGCGCGCGCCGCCGGTGTCGTTGCGTTCTCGTCCGGCAATCACGCGCAAGGCGTGGCCCATGCCGCGCAGCTGTTCGGCATGCACGCCACGATCGTGATGCCGTCGGATGCGCCGGTTGCCAAGCGCGAGCGCACCAAGGCGTTCGGCGCGGATGTCGTGCTCTACGATCGCGACCGCGAGGACCGTGAGGCGATCGCGCGCGACATTGCAGGCAAGCGGGGTTCGACCGTGGTGCCGCCCTACGACGATCCCTACGTCATCGCGGGGCAGGGGACGGTCGGCCGTGAGATCGCCGAGGACCTGTCAACGCTCGGTCTCTCGCCCGACCTCGTGATCGTGCCTGCCTCCGGCGGCGGGCTGCTCGCTGGCGTCTCCACCGCGGTGAAGGCGCGTTTTCCGGGCACGCAAATGGTGGTGGCCGAGCCGAAGGGTTTCGATGACCATGCGCGCTCGCTCCGTGCCGGCCACCGCGAGGCCCATGATGCCAAGGGACGCACGATCTGCGACGCGCTGATGGCCGCGATCCCCGGCGAGATCACCTTCGCCATCAACAGCCAGCTGCTGTCGGCTGCGATCGAGGCCTCGGACGAGGAGGTGGGCCGCGCGGTCGGCTTTGCCTTCCGGGAGCTGAAGCTCGTGGTCGAGCCCGGCGGTTCGGTCGGGCTTGCGGCATTGCTGGCAGGCCGGCTGGATGTGGCCGGCAAGACGGTGGTGATCGTGCTCTCCGGCGGCAATGTCGATGCCGATCTATACGCCCAGCTGATCGCCTGA
- a CDS encoding caspase family protein, whose amino-acid sequence MSVPLFRAHRSVWTSLLTSALLGLMACVGPSSAFAAGSELDSLQTPPRALAAPPSVAADSSLAAPAPAQGPEPRVALVIGNASYQNAPPLENPDNDAHAVAKLLNSAGFEVITATDLTQNEMLKVVQDFSSRVAAHGPNAVAMVYYAGHGVQLAGENYLIPIDARISAPSDLMTSTVRLVDLMATLDAIPSRMRIVVLDACRNNPFPSINDAGRGLAIVDAPNGSIVGYSTSPGEEALDGRGEHSPYTQAFLNLARQPNMPIEQLFKRVRLQVNQTTDGRQTPWESSSLTSDFTFFGDTLVAAARPADNAPVIQMAANLPSRSVRQAYDYVLSENRPQYYREFIEMYPRDPLADRIRALLAGLVQAAAWHQTVLANSPAAYKSFSESYADSPYAPVALRLQSQPRPIPVLQPSRLMIPPQMRPIVRPLNLGDQMQGRPGPLSKPPTGNQPLPPAVLTKGNPANTTAPNKILDARPLGQTKIGDKIVPRLDPPAAAKIQRDPLKRTPGRPFDSREVRRPLPGNSGAFKPNFNASRPSLARGPMRGPGTPHLAQSGPRFGGGGSGRGGLGFR is encoded by the coding sequence GTGTCCGTTCCGCTATTCCGCGCTCACAGATCCGTCTGGACATCCCTGCTGACGTCCGCGCTGCTGGGCTTGATGGCCTGTGTCGGCCCAAGCTCGGCCTTTGCGGCCGGAAGCGAGCTCGACAGCCTGCAGACGCCGCCGCGCGCGCTCGCTGCGCCGCCTTCGGTCGCAGCAGACAGCAGCCTAGCCGCACCTGCTCCAGCGCAGGGGCCGGAGCCGCGCGTTGCGCTCGTGATCGGCAATGCGAGCTATCAGAATGCGCCGCCGCTGGAGAATCCCGACAACGATGCCCATGCCGTTGCCAAGCTGCTGAACTCGGCCGGCTTCGAGGTGATCACGGCGACCGATCTGACACAGAACGAGATGCTCAAGGTGGTGCAGGATTTTTCCAGCCGGGTCGCGGCACACGGGCCGAACGCCGTGGCGATGGTGTACTACGCCGGCCACGGTGTGCAGCTCGCGGGCGAGAACTACCTGATTCCGATCGATGCCCGCATCTCCGCGCCTTCCGATCTCATGACCAGCACGGTCCGGCTGGTCGACCTGATGGCCACGCTCGATGCCATTCCGAGCCGGATGCGGATCGTCGTGCTCGACGCCTGCCGCAACAATCCGTTCCCTTCGATCAACGATGCCGGACGCGGGCTGGCGATTGTCGACGCGCCGAACGGCTCGATCGTCGGCTATTCGACCTCGCCCGGCGAGGAGGCGCTCGACGGCCGTGGCGAGCACAGTCCCTATACGCAGGCGTTCCTGAATCTCGCGCGGCAGCCGAACATGCCGATCGAGCAGTTGTTCAAGCGCGTTCGCCTGCAGGTGAACCAGACGACGGATGGACGGCAGACGCCGTGGGAGAGCTCATCGCTGACCAGCGATTTCACCTTCTTCGGCGATACGCTGGTGGCCGCAGCACGGCCGGCCGACAATGCGCCGGTGATCCAGATGGCGGCCAACCTGCCGAGCCGCTCGGTGCGGCAGGCCTATGACTACGTGCTGTCCGAGAACCGTCCGCAATATTATCGCGAGTTCATCGAGATGTACCCGCGCGATCCGCTCGCCGACCGCATCCGTGCGCTGCTCGCGGGCCTGGTGCAGGCGGCCGCGTGGCACCAGACGGTTCTGGCGAACTCGCCAGCCGCCTATAAGAGCTTCAGCGAATCCTATGCCGACAGTCCCTATGCTCCGGTTGCGCTCCGGCTGCAGAGTCAGCCGCGACCGATCCCGGTGCTGCAGCCGAGCCGGCTGATGATTCCGCCGCAGATGAGGCCGATCGTGCGTCCGCTCAATCTCGGTGATCAGATGCAGGGCCGTCCTGGCCCGCTGTCGAAGCCGCCGACCGGCAACCAGCCGCTCCCGCCGGCGGTCCTCACCAAAGGCAATCCCGCCAACACCACCGCCCCGAACAAGATCCTCGACGCACGGCCGCTGGGTCAGACCAAAATCGGCGACAAGATCGTGCCGCGCCTGGATCCGCCTGCGGCCGCCAAGATCCAGCGCGATCCGTTGAAGCGCACGCCTGGCAGACCGTTCGACAGCCGCGAAGTGCGTCGTCCTTTGCCTGGCAATTCCGGAGCGTTCAAGCCGAACTTCAACGCGTCCCGCCCGTCACTCGCACGAGGGCCGATGCGCGGTCCCGGCACGCCGCATCTCGCGCAGTCCGGACCTCGGTTCGGTGGCGGCGGATCCGGGCGGGGCGGCCTCGGCTTCCGCTGA
- a CDS encoding MFS transporter, with translation MPLSRQISTTSPVLSRRFAGRLGLFYGAVFALSGTHLPFFPVWLRAIGLDASWIGVIIAVPAVTRFTVLPMITALAEHRQALRSVMRLTTFATATGFAVLGFQHQPWLVFSVYVAICSLWTPVVPLTDAYALRGVLSYGLNYGRLRLWGSAAFIVGTLLCGGLADVVPATELIWIIVSVALCGAASSLLLQPLPPLPRSTGPVPNGRSLLGSGRFLCIIASSALIQGSHAAYYTFSAIEWTTQGLSGLTIAWLWTMGVLAEILVFALSPRFTMAPASLVAIGAVAAVLRWILTAQEPHALGLAAVQISHGFTFGLTLVGTMGLLVRQVPPNLTARGQGYYAAASGVVGSAASVLSGPVYAAYGPGVYYVMAGMAGAGGVLMWLARQSLARQPHNA, from the coding sequence ATGCCACTGTCCCGACAAATCTCCACCACATCGCCGGTATTGTCGCGCCGATTCGCGGGTCGGCTGGGGCTGTTTTATGGCGCGGTGTTCGCGCTGTCGGGTACGCATCTGCCGTTTTTTCCCGTGTGGCTACGGGCGATCGGGTTGGACGCGTCCTGGATCGGCGTCATCATCGCGGTTCCCGCCGTGACACGCTTCACCGTCCTGCCGATGATCACTGCGCTGGCCGAGCACCGGCAGGCGCTCCGGTCCGTGATGCGGCTGACTACCTTCGCGACAGCCACGGGCTTTGCGGTGCTCGGCTTTCAGCACCAACCCTGGCTGGTATTTTCAGTGTATGTCGCGATCTGCAGCCTGTGGACGCCGGTCGTGCCGCTGACCGATGCCTACGCGCTGCGCGGTGTCCTGAGCTACGGCTTGAACTACGGCCGCCTGCGGCTCTGGGGATCTGCGGCATTCATCGTCGGCACGCTGCTGTGCGGCGGATTGGCCGACGTCGTCCCGGCAACTGAGCTGATCTGGATCATCGTCTCGGTGGCGCTATGCGGTGCGGCAAGCAGCCTTCTGCTCCAGCCGCTGCCGCCGTTGCCGCGCAGCACGGGTCCAGTTCCGAACGGGCGGAGCCTGCTCGGCAGCGGGCGCTTCCTCTGCATCATCGCATCCTCGGCGCTGATCCAGGGCAGCCATGCCGCCTACTACACGTTCTCTGCGATCGAATGGACGACGCAGGGGCTCAGCGGGCTGACCATCGCCTGGCTCTGGACCATGGGCGTGCTGGCGGAAATCCTGGTGTTTGCACTCTCGCCGCGGTTCACGATGGCGCCGGCCAGCCTGGTCGCGATCGGCGCGGTGGCCGCCGTGCTGCGCTGGATCCTCACGGCCCAGGAGCCGCACGCGCTCGGCCTCGCCGCGGTCCAGATCAGCCACGGCTTCACCTTTGGGCTCACACTGGTCGGCACGATGGGGCTTCTGGTCCGGCAGGTGCCGCCCAACCTCACGGCACGGGGGCAGGGCTATTACGCCGCCGCCAGCGGTGTCGTCGGCTCGGCGGCATCGGTCCTGTCGGGTCCGGTCTATGCGGCCTATGGGCCGGGGGTCTACTACGTGATGGCCGGCATGGCCGGCGCTGGCGGCGTGCTGATGTGGCTCGCGCGTCAGAGCCTGGCGCGTCAGCCCCACAACGCCTGA
- the dgcA gene encoding N-acetyl-D-Glu racemase DgcA has protein sequence MTSNGFPILDAHIGHWPIAGSFTISRGAKTEAVTVIAELRYGTIVGRGECVPYPRYGETPEAALNALLAMRDAIATGLDRDALQTAMPPGAARNALDCALLDLEAKRSGRRIWDLLGRRAPEPCVTAYTISLSSPDIMAKAAAKAAHRPLLKIKLGGDGDPARLAAVRAAAPQSQFIVDANESWTEANLEANLAACAAAGVTLVEQPLPAGKDEVLASIARPLAVCADESVHDRNSLDALRGRYDAVNIKLDKTGGLTEALAIADAALAMGFDIMVGCMVGTSLSMAPAMLLTSLARYVDLDGPLLLAEDCAHGLHYEDSLVYPPDQALWG, from the coding sequence ATGACTTCCAACGGTTTTCCAATACTGGACGCCCATATCGGCCACTGGCCGATCGCCGGCAGCTTCACGATCAGCCGCGGCGCCAAGACCGAAGCCGTCACGGTGATCGCGGAGCTGCGATACGGGACGATCGTCGGCCGCGGCGAATGCGTGCCGTATCCGCGCTATGGCGAAACGCCCGAGGCAGCGTTGAACGCCCTGCTCGCCATGCGCGATGCCATCGCCACCGGCCTCGATCGCGACGCCCTGCAGACGGCGATGCCGCCCGGCGCGGCGCGCAATGCGCTGGATTGCGCCCTGCTCGACCTGGAGGCCAAGCGCAGCGGCCGCCGTATCTGGGACCTGCTCGGGCGCCGCGCACCGGAGCCGTGCGTGACGGCCTACACGATCTCGCTCAGTTCGCCGGACATCATGGCCAAGGCGGCCGCCAAGGCCGCGCACCGGCCCCTGCTCAAGATCAAGCTCGGCGGCGACGGCGATCCGGCGCGGCTCGCAGCCGTGCGTGCGGCAGCGCCCCAGTCGCAATTCATCGTCGATGCCAATGAATCCTGGACCGAGGCCAATCTCGAGGCCAATCTCGCGGCATGCGCCGCCGCCGGTGTCACCCTGGTCGAGCAGCCGCTTCCGGCCGGAAAGGACGAGGTGCTTGCAAGCATCGCGCGCCCGCTCGCGGTGTGTGCCGACGAGAGCGTGCACGACCGCAATTCGCTCGATGCGCTGCGCGGACGCTATGACGCCGTCAACATCAAACTCGACAAGACCGGCGGCCTGACGGAGGCGCTCGCCATTGCCGATGCCGCGCTCGCGATGGGCTTCGACATCATGGTTGGCTGCATGGTGGGGACGTCGCTCTCGATGGCGCCAGCCATGCTGCTGACGTCACTTGCCCGCTATGTCGACCTGGACGGTCCGCTGCTGCTGGCCGAGGATTGCGCGCACGGCCTGCACTACGAGGACAGCCTGGTCTATCCGCCCGATCAGGCGTTGTGGGGCTGA